A genome region from Lucilia cuprina isolate Lc7/37 chromosome 3, ASM2204524v1, whole genome shotgun sequence includes the following:
- the LOC111681470 gene encoding acyl-CoA-binding protein, whose translation MATQEEFNKAAEDVKNLNSTPADNDLLELYSLYKQATVGDCNTDKPGFLDFKGKAKWEAWNNRKGMSTADATNAYVEKVKALVAAVGLKA comes from the exons ATGGCCACTCAAGag GAATTTAACAAAGCCGCTGAAGATGTAAAAAATTTGAACTCTACACCCGCCGATAATGATTTATTAGAATTATACAGTTTGTATAAGCAAGCTACCGTTGGTGATTGCAATACTG ataaacCTGGATTTTTGGACTTTAAAGGAAAAGCCAAATGGGAAGCATGGAATAATCGTAAGGGTATGTCAACTGCCGATGCTACTAACGCTTACGTAGAAAAAGTTAAAGCTTTAGTCGCTGCCGTAGGTCTTAAGGCCTAA
- the LOC111681475 gene encoding uncharacterized protein LOC111681475: MILVNDEVNSASSSDDEGGDINVTEENSKQHVKSNKDDPQGQNHTKTNTDSNSKPEDCPEILLKMLMEVSQKLCRQIKWLFHLIMVDLGGYQLFDRFAQWCVQHPHLAICLLAAGLVASLPVLLFMAFALSTIVMTFTGFLVLEGTLLTILTMIMLGLLGAVGIVLIFFALVGVTTYLGVSQVYDMYGSTETERTNLRNVMQRNDRNFTTQTAPLPKNSNRTSQDENVID, from the exons Atg ATCTTAGTAAACGATGAGGTCAACTCAGCCAGTTCATCAGATGACGAGGGAGGAGATATTAATGTAACCGAAGAGAACAGCAAACAACATGTAAAATCCAACAAAGATGATCCGCAAGGGCAAAATCATACAAAGACAAATACGGACTCCAACTCAAAACCAGAAGATTGTCCGgagattttattgaaaatgttaatgGAAGTCTCTCAAAAACTAT GCCGTCAAATAAAATGGTTGTTCCACTTAATCATGGTCGATTTGGGAGGTTATCAATTATTTGATCGTTTTGCACAATGGTGTGTACAGCATCCTCATCTGGCAATTTGTTTATTAGCGGCTGGCTTGGTGGCTTCATTGCCAGTTTTACTATTTATGGCATTTGCCTTATCAACAATTGTTATGACCTTTACGGGATTTTTAGTATTAGAAG GAACTCTTTTAACCATCTTAACCATGATAATGCTGGGACTCTTAGGAGCTGTGGGAATagtcttaatattttttgctcTTGTTGGTGTTACAACATATTTAGGAGTTTCACAGGTCTATGACATGTATGGTAGTACAGAAACTGAACGtacaaatttaagaaatgtaATGCAAAGGAACGATCGAAATTTCACTACGCAGACAGCACCATTACCAAAAAATTCTAATCGAACTTCACAAGATgaaaatgttattgattaa